The window TTTCTACTTCTATTTCTGGGAGAGTCTCTGGAGCTTGAATAGCTTTTATTTGTAGAAGGGGCTCAGTTACCTTAATCGGTGGGACTTCACTTCTAACGGTCCATCTTAAAGGAGTAGGTTCTACATTCCTCTTTGGAAAATGTGTTGATAGTGATAAATTCACATTTTCAAAATTTTTACCAGTAAATTGAAAGACTCTTGAATGAACGTTAATTATTACTTTTTTTTCATCAGGTAGCCCAATTATCTTGTATAAAAGGTTATAACCACTTTTTGATGTTATAAAGTAACTTAGCGTCAAATTTGTTTGGGTTTCAATTTTAGAATTTATGTAGAGTGATAGTATAAACTCTTCAATTCCTATGGGGTGAAAGTTTGAGAGTCTTTCTTGGATTTTTGTTTTTATAAATTCAAATTCCCTTATTTTTTCCTCCAGTTTTTTTATATTATTTTCTAGCGAAGTTACCTTATCAATAATTATGCTTAATGCTGTATTTATGTTTTTTTCAATGATTTCTCTTTCAAGAAATTCTTTAGATTCTTTTTCAGAGTAAGATGATTTGAAAGTTTGAATAAATTCTACTCCCCTTTTTAAATTTTCTCTTCTTATCTTTAGTTTTTCAATTGTATCCTGTAGAAAGTCGAGTGAATCTTGGAGAGGTTTCAAGAAATCTCCGTATTTCGGATAAGTTTTCTTTTTCAATTTTGTGCTTATAATTTCAGCTCCTTTTAGCTCAACTTTTATAGAGTTTGTATCAACAATTGGTAAAAGTTTTAAAGTTAAAGTGTTGAGGCCCTTTTTAAGACTTACCTCTAATTTTTCAGTTATGAAGGCACCTTCAGGATAAAAAACAGCCGCCTCAATCCTAAAGAATAAAAATAAAATTAAAGAGAACATAGGAAATTTTAAGGAATTTTTGTGACTATTTCAATTAAAATAATTAAAATATGAGAAAATTTCT is drawn from Candidatus Hydrothermales bacterium and contains these coding sequences:
- a CDS encoding mucoidy inhibitor MuiA family protein, translating into MFSLILFLFFRIEAAVFYPEGAFITEKLEVSLKKGLNTLTLKLLPIVDTNSIKVELKGAEIISTKLKKKTYPKYGDFLKPLQDSLDFLQDTIEKLKIRRENLKRGVEFIQTFKSSYSEKESKEFLEREIIEKNINTALSIIIDKVTSLENNIKKLEEKIREFEFIKTKIQERLSNFHPIGIEEFILSLYINSKIETQTNLTLSYFITSKSGYNLLYKIIGLPDEKKVIINVHSRVFQFTGKNFENVNLSLSTHFPKRNVEPTPLRWTVRSEVPPIKVTEPLLQIKAIQAPETLPEIEVEKPVQEEEFYTSLHYNFPYRATIPSDEKGVILFMKNYEIPVIFNYIFIPRNYKFGFLLAKGTLNTKEILVGGEGNIFLDEEYIGKKRISTIYPGDTLKFYFGEDPFVKAEHILVESEIEKSGIFEKKIRRKFAYKITVKNERKTEIKGTLIAEVPVSDNPDIVINGIEFSKKPFKEDKPQGKYFFEVNLKPNEMFELYYRFNIIHPEEIKNIIF